The Pigmentiphaga aceris DNA segment CGATGGCAAAGACCTGCTGCGTGGTTATCTGCGGCAGGCGAGTCTGTCCGATGAGGAGCTGGCGCTGGTGCCGCATCTGGTCATGGGGCGCGCGGTGGCCCGTGCGCTGATCACGCTGTGGCGGGCGCGGCTGTTCCCGCAGAACGCAACGTATATCCTGCGCAATACCGAGCCAGGGTGGGCGCAGCTGGACTGGTTTCTGGCACGCTCGATGGACGAGGTATCGGGCACCTTGCTGAACACGGCTGCTTAGGTGATGTGCCTTGCCAAAGCATCCGCAGGCACGGCTTGCACACTGGCACTACTCTTGATCCGCCTTTGATTCATCCGCAATCCCCAGGCCGTGCGCGGTTTGCGCGCAGCCTCATCGTTTCAGGAATTCGACAATGAGCAACTCCGGCAATCCCGCGACGCGCGGCAAGATGGTCAACGCCTTCAACCCCGACAGCCTGTCGCAGCTGAGCGAGGAAAGCCGTGCGCTGATCTCGAAGCGCGCGCGTCTGCTGGGGCCGGCGTATCGGCTGTTCTACAAGAACCCGGTGGAGGTCAGCCGGGGCAAGGGCGTGCTGCTGTACGACAAGCATGGCAACGAGTATCTGGACGCATACAACAACGTCGTGTCTGTGGGGCATGCGCATCCGCGGGTGGTGGAAGCGGTCACCGAGCAGATGTCCACGCTGTGCACCCACACGCGGTATCTGCAGGAAGGCATCCTGAAATACTCCGAAGACCTGCTGGGGACCTTCGGTGGCCGGGTAGGTGCGGCCGGCCACACCATGTTCACCTGCACCGGCTCGGAGGCCAATGATCTGGCCTTGCGTATTGCCAAGCATTACACCGGCAAGCAGGGGATCATCGTTACCTCGGAGGCGTATCACGGCAACTCGGAACTGACGGCAGGTTTCTCGCCGTCGCTTGGCGATTCGTCGCCGTTGGGAACCTGGGTGCGTCGCGTGGGGGCGCCGGATTCCTATCGCATCCCGAAAGAGAATCTGGGCCGCTGGTTCGCCGATCAGGTGGCCGCGCAAATCCATGATCTGGAGCGCCACGGCAATGGCCTGGCGGCCTTCATCGTCGATTCGATGTTCTCGTCGGATGGTGTCTACGCACACCCCGTGGACTTGCTGAAACCGGTGGCAGAAGTCGTGCGCAAGGCCGGTGGTGTGTTCATTGCCGACGAAGTGCAATCCGGCTTCGGTCGCACGGGCGACAAGCTGTGGGGCTACCAGCGTCATGGCATCGATCCTGACATCGTCACCATGGGCAAGCCGATGGGCAATGGCTTCCCGGTGGCTGCGGTGGCGGTCGCACCGGAGGTGGTCGAGAGCTTCGGCCGCGACATGCGTTACTTCAACACCTTCGGCGGCAACACCGTAGCGATTGCGGCGGCGCAAGCAGTGTTGAACATCATTCGTGATGAAGGTCTGGTGGAAAACTCGCAGAAGGTGGGCAAGCTGTTGCGTGATGGCTTGCAGGGTCTCGCAAGCAAGTTCAATCAGATCGGTGACGTGCGTGGCTCCGGGCTGTATGTGGGTGTGGAGCTGGTCAGCGACCGTGCTGCGAAGACGCCCGATGCAGCGGCAGCCGCTGCGGTCGTCAATGGATTGCGCGAGCGTCGCGTGCTGATCTCGGCCACCGGTTTCCATGCCAATACCTTGAAGATCCGTCCGCCGCTGGTGTTCTCGGCGGCCAATGTGGATCGGTTCCTGACCGAGATCGAGGCGGTCTTCAAGACGCTGTAACTGCGGGGCAGGGCGGGCCATTTCAGTGATGGGCCTGCCCCTGGTGTTTCTCCTGACCGCATCCATCCATCTTGCATGTGCGCATTGCCGCGTGTCTGTCCCAGGCACCCTCACCGTGCACGCAGTGCATCGCTCGATGCACTGATTGTGCGCACATCGCACACGTAAAAACGTGATCTGGCCGCACCCATGCGGCATCGCATCATGGCATGCGCCTTGCATGGAAATTATCGATTGTCGACAACCTCCAATCGCGTTAGAAAGCGGTTGGGCGTTCGATGAAAAACAGATCGACGCAGATCGATCATGCATCCGACCCAGGCGTGGAATCTTCAGACAGACGCGCTGAGGTCGAGGCCCTGAAGTTGAAGTTGAAGTCGCAATCCTGAAGTCGATTCAAAGCTGGGCGCAATCCGTGAGGTGCACCTGCAAGCGTTCGACCATGCACCTCGGGGCGTTGTGCCGCGGCCTTCATGCGCGCAGACAACACCACAAAGTGGGGAGACATACATGCTTCATTTGAACTTCAAGCCCGGGCGTATGGCCGCTGCCGTTGCGTTGGCAATGGGATTGGTCACGGGCTTGGGCATGGCGGGCGGTGCCGCACAGGCACAGACCGTCAATGCCGTGATGCACGCCAGCCTGCGTGCACTCGACCCGAACATCACCACTGCCTATATCGTGCGCAACTACGCGTACATGGTCTATGACACCTTGCTGGCGCTCGACGCCGACAACAAGGTGCAGCCGCAGATGGTCGACAGCTGGACGGTGTCGCCCGATGGCAAGGCCTACACCTTCAAGCTGCGTGACGGCCTGCTGTGGCACGACAACACGCCGGTGACGGCAGAAGATTGCGTGGCGTCTCTGAAGCGCTGGTCCGGTCAGGA contains these protein-coding regions:
- a CDS encoding aspartate aminotransferase family protein; the protein is MSNSGNPATRGKMVNAFNPDSLSQLSEESRALISKRARLLGPAYRLFYKNPVEVSRGKGVLLYDKHGNEYLDAYNNVVSVGHAHPRVVEAVTEQMSTLCTHTRYLQEGILKYSEDLLGTFGGRVGAAGHTMFTCTGSEANDLALRIAKHYTGKQGIIVTSEAYHGNSELTAGFSPSLGDSSPLGTWVRRVGAPDSYRIPKENLGRWFADQVAAQIHDLERHGNGLAAFIVDSMFSSDGVYAHPVDLLKPVAEVVRKAGGVFIADEVQSGFGRTGDKLWGYQRHGIDPDIVTMGKPMGNGFPVAAVAVAPEVVESFGRDMRYFNTFGGNTVAIAAAQAVLNIIRDEGLVENSQKVGKLLRDGLQGLASKFNQIGDVRGSGLYVGVELVSDRAAKTPDAAAAAAVVNGLRERRVLISATGFHANTLKIRPPLVFSAANVDRFLTEIEAVFKTL